The sequence below is a genomic window from Thalassomonas haliotis.
GGACATCGGCTGGTATCGGGTAAAACCCGAGCAGATCGGGAGCAGGCGTGGCAGCAATTTATCCTTGAGCACCCGAACGGTTATTTATATTGTTTTCGCGGCGGTTTGCGCTCACGCACGGTACAGGCATTTTTGAAAGAAGCGGGTGTTCACTATCCGCTGATCAAAGGCGGTTATAAGGCCTTAAGGCAATATTTGCTGGATCAGGTTGCTGAGTTAAGTCGCCATCCTTTGATGATCCTTGGCGGAAAAACCGGCTGTAATAAAACCGAATTTATAACCAGGCGCAAGGATAGCCTAAATCTGGAAGGGGCGGCCGGTCACCGGGGATCGAGCTTCGGCGGTTTTGCCTGGCCGCAGTCGACCCAGGTAACCTTTGAAAATAAACTGGCGCAGCAATATATTCGCCGGAATTTTGCCCAGGGGCAGCGCATCCTGCTGGAAGATGAAGGTCGTGTTATCGGCAGTGTTCATGTGCCGCAGGCCCTGAGGGAAAAAATGCGGCTCTCGCCGGTGGTGGTGGTGGAAGAAAGCTTTGATTATCGCCTGGAGCAGCTTTTTAATGAATATATCGTGAAAATGCTGCAGGACTTTATTGCCTTAAAAGGGGAGGAGCCGGGCAGGGCTGCCTTTAGCGAGTATTTCTTTCAAGGGGTGTTTAAGGTGCGTAAACGCTTGGGTATGCAAAGGTATCAGGCTTTGCATGGCTTGCTGGAAAAGGCCTCGTCGGGACTGCAGCGCGGGGATTTAAGCGGTTATTACGATGTGCTCAGGGACTTGATGGTGCAGTATTATGATCCCATGTATGATTATCAGCTGAGCTTAAAAAGCGACCGTATTGTCTTTCGCGGCAACCGCGGCCAATGCCGGACATATTTAGATGCACTTTAATGTGCTTTTTTAATGACTTAAACCAGACGCCTTTGTGATATGCTAGGGCGTCTGAGCAGGGCGATGATAATACCGATATCCGGGATATCTATTATCTTTATTGTCATATAATTTAATAATCAAACAGTTAGTGTCCTAATTCCATGTTTCAACCGGTTAGCTTTTTTATTGGCTTACGTTACAGCCGTAGCCAGAACCGTTCCGGGTTCGTGTCTTTTATTACCTTCTTTTCCATTGCCGGGATTTTATTGGGGGTTGCCTCACTGATCACTGTGGTTTCGGTGATGAACGGTTTTGAGGGAGAGTTAAAGAAAAAAATTCTCGGCCTGGTGCCCCATGTGGTGATGTCTCAGCAGTCGCCGCAATCTTTCGGAGGCAAAACTTTCAGTATGCCAGACTGGCAGCAGCAAAGAAGCCAGCTGTTAACTTATCCCGGGGTCAAGGCGGTGACGCCCTTTATCGAAAGCGAAGCCTTGATCCAGTCGCCCTCGACCCTGCAAGGGGTATTGCTACAGGGCATTATCCCGGAATATGAGACCGGACATATTATTAATCAGCATATGGTAGCGGGGGATTTAGCCGACCTGGAAGATACGCCGTATTCCCTGGTGATGGGGCAGGCGCTGGCGCATAAATTAGAAGTGAATGTCGGCGATAAAATCCGCTTGGTGATACCCAATAAAACCATGTTCACCCCTATGGGACGGGTGCCGGTGCAAAGAAGCTTCACCCTGACCGGTATCTTCAATGTCGGTTCGCAAATTGACGATGCCGTAATTTATATCCACAGCAAGTCCGCCGCCAAGTTATTGCGCCGCAAAGGGGACGGTATTAACCAGCTCAGGTTATATCTTAACGATGCCTTTTATGCCGGCGAACTTGCGCCAGGCCTGAAACAGGACTTGCCCGGATATAGTTTTACCACCTGGAATGAAAGCCAGGGGGCGTTATTTGCCGCCGTCAGTATGGAAAAGAATATGATGTGGCTGATGCTGAGCCTGATTGTTGCCGTGGCCGCCTTTAATATTGTTTCGGCCCTGGTGATGGTGGTGATCGACAAGCAGGGGGAAATCGGCATCTTACAGACTTTGGGACTGGCCAGGACCGAGATAGTGAAGATTTTTATTACCCAGGGCATGGTCAACGGCTTATGGGGCGTGATTTTAGGCAGCATCTTTGGCGTGCTGTTAACCTTGAACCTTAATACTTTGATGTCGGTGACCGGCATTAATATCTTTGGTCCCGGTTATGCCTCGCAGGTATTACCGATACAGCTTGAGGGCTGGAATGTCGCTGTGATTGTTTTTTCCGCGTTAATGATGAGTTTTGTTGCGACCTTGTATCCCGCCTACCGGGCATCGAAAACGCAACCGGCAGAGGTTTTACGAAATGAATAAGGTGTTAGTTTGCCAGCAGTTAAAAAAATCCTACCAGCAAGGCCAGATAGAAACCAAGGTTTTGCAGGGCTTAGACCTGGAGGTCAGGCCGGGGGAGTTGCTGGCGGTAGTGGGCAGCTCAGGTTGCGGTAAAAGTACGTTTTTACATTTAGCGGGTGCGCTGGATGTGCCGACCTCAGGTGAAGTCTTTATCAATGAAGTCAATATTCACCAGTTATCGGATAAGGAAAGGGCGGCATTTCGTAACCGCCATATCGGTTTTATTTACCAGTTTCATCATTTGATGATGGAATTCTCGGCACTGGAAAATGTTGCCATGCCGCTGTTGATCCGCGGCGATAAGGCCAAAAGCGCCCGGGAAAAGGCGCAGGTGATGCTGGCCAAAGTCGGCCTGGATCACAGATGTGACCATCGTCCGGGAGAACTCTCCGGTGGTGAGCGTCAGCGTGTCGCCATCGCCCGCGCCCTGGTGACTGAGCCGTCGCTGATTTTGGCGGATGAACCCACAGGTAACCTCGATTTTGATACCGCGGAGCAAATCTTCCAGTTGCTGAAAGAATTAAATGCCAGCGTTAATACCAGCTTTGTTATTGTTACCCATGATCTTGGCTTGGCGGCGCGTATGGATCGTCAGCTGAAACTCGACCATGGCCGGTTATTGCCTATGGACGGTGTCGGCCCTGCTGTAACCGGCGAAGGTGAAGCGCCGCGCCAGGACGGCCAGCAGGAAGTGACCAATGTTTAAGCCGCTTAGCTTATTTCTTGGTTTGCGTTATGTGCGCAGCCGCCATGGCAATGGCTTTTCTTCGTTTATTTCCGCCTCTTCCACTATAGGTATTGCCTTAGGGGTCATGGTGTTGATCGTGGTGTTATCCGCCATGAACGGCTTTGAGCGGGAGCTTGCCCAGCGGTTATTGTCTATTGTGCCCCATGCGGAAATTATTGGCGTTAACGAG
It includes:
- the lolD gene encoding lipoprotein-releasing ABC transporter ATP-binding protein LolD is translated as MNKVLVCQQLKKSYQQGQIETKVLQGLDLEVRPGELLAVVGSSGCGKSTFLHLAGALDVPTSGEVFINEVNIHQLSDKERAAFRNRHIGFIYQFHHLMMEFSALENVAMPLLIRGDKAKSAREKAQVMLAKVGLDHRCDHRPGELSGGERQRVAIARALVTEPSLILADEPTGNLDFDTAEQIFQLLKELNASVNTSFVIVTHDLGLAARMDRQLKLDHGRLLPMDGVGPAVTGEGEAPRQDGQQEVTNV
- a CDS encoding lipoprotein-releasing ABC transporter permease subunit; the encoded protein is MSFITFFSIAGILLGVASLITVVSVMNGFEGELKKKILGLVPHVVMSQQSPQSFGGKTFSMPDWQQQRSQLLTYPGVKAVTPFIESEALIQSPSTLQGVLLQGIIPEYETGHIINQHMVAGDLADLEDTPYSLVMGQALAHKLEVNVGDKIRLVIPNKTMFTPMGRVPVQRSFTLTGIFNVGSQIDDAVIYIHSKSAAKLLRRKGDGINQLRLYLNDAFYAGELAPGLKQDLPGYSFTTWNESQGALFAAVSMEKNMMWLMLSLIVAVAAFNIVSALVMVVIDKQGEIGILQTLGLARTEIVKIFITQGMVNGLWGVILGSIFGVLLTLNLNTLMSVTGINIFGPGYASQVLPIQLEGWNVAVIVFSALMMSFVATLYPAYRASKTQPAEVLRNE
- the mnmH gene encoding tRNA 2-selenouridine(34) synthase MnmH, translating into MMALEVTADINNTGQSARPDSDDYHKILASGLPLLDLRAPVEFARGAFEQAVNIPLMTDDERAAVGTCYKAQGQQAAIELGHRLVSGKTRADREQAWQQFILEHPNGYLYCFRGGLRSRTVQAFLKEAGVHYPLIKGGYKALRQYLLDQVAELSRHPLMILGGKTGCNKTEFITRRKDSLNLEGAAGHRGSSFGGFAWPQSTQVTFENKLAQQYIRRNFAQGQRILLEDEGRVIGSVHVPQALREKMRLSPVVVVEESFDYRLEQLFNEYIVKMLQDFIALKGEEPGRAAFSEYFFQGVFKVRKRLGMQRYQALHGLLEKASSGLQRGDLSGYYDVLRDLMVQYYDPMYDYQLSLKSDRIVFRGNRGQCRTYLDAL